A single Xylella taiwanensis DNA region contains:
- a CDS encoding DUF2800 domain-containing protein: MSQHALLSPSSAHRWLHCPASVPLGVQCPDESSAFADEGTVAHELAASALRNDRQASEYVGFRQEINGVAWDITAEMAAYVQQYVDYVRGIEAPRFFELPLLLEAITGERGAQGTADAVIPSVDELIIVDLKYGRGVKVDAKDNEQLQLYALAALEAFDFAGPFQRVRLVIVQPRLGHLDEWVYSVAELHAFKQTVAPRAQRCMDAVKKYGNAGALPQEYFAPGEKPCRFCRAKAICPALRDHVLSTVAGAFVDVTQPVVPPLESVLMRTHDNATLARLLGATALIESWCKGIYGKVEAELLAGRAVPGYKLVEDRRGARRWTAATAVEAMLKRMRVKVEHIYERSLISPTTAEKLHKAGTLGDRQWFLLQDLMTQPDGKPSVVPESDTRPALILQDDASHFQDLTQVTPHHPQKAPPFFQESLS; the protein is encoded by the coding sequence ATGAGCCAGCACGCCTTGCTATCCCCGAGCAGTGCGCATCGCTGGCTGCATTGCCCGGCCAGCGTCCCCCTGGGGGTGCAGTGTCCGGATGAATCCAGCGCCTTTGCTGATGAGGGCACCGTGGCGCATGAACTGGCGGCCTCGGCCTTACGCAATGACCGGCAAGCCAGCGAATACGTGGGCTTCCGACAGGAAATTAACGGCGTTGCGTGGGACATCACCGCCGAGATGGCCGCGTACGTGCAGCAGTACGTGGACTATGTGCGCGGTATCGAAGCCCCCCGGTTTTTTGAACTGCCGTTACTCCTTGAGGCGATCACGGGGGAGCGCGGCGCGCAAGGCACCGCGGATGCCGTGATCCCGTCTGTGGATGAATTAATCATCGTCGATCTCAAATACGGCAGAGGCGTCAAGGTCGACGCAAAAGACAACGAGCAACTCCAGCTTTACGCGCTCGCCGCCTTGGAGGCATTCGATTTTGCCGGCCCCTTCCAGCGCGTGCGCCTGGTCATCGTCCAACCCCGTCTCGGTCACCTTGACGAGTGGGTATACAGCGTTGCCGAGCTGCACGCGTTTAAGCAGACGGTTGCGCCCCGCGCGCAGCGCTGCATGGACGCCGTCAAGAAGTACGGTAACGCTGGCGCATTACCTCAGGAGTACTTCGCCCCCGGAGAGAAGCCGTGCCGGTTCTGTCGGGCCAAGGCGATCTGTCCGGCGCTGAGGGATCACGTGCTATCCACCGTGGCGGGGGCGTTCGTCGACGTCACGCAGCCGGTGGTGCCGCCGCTCGAATCGGTCCTCATGCGCACCCACGACAACGCCACGCTAGCACGCCTGCTGGGTGCCACAGCTTTAATTGAATCCTGGTGTAAGGGTATTTACGGCAAGGTCGAAGCTGAACTGTTGGCAGGTCGGGCCGTGCCTGGATACAAACTGGTGGAAGACCGCCGCGGGGCGCGCCGCTGGACCGCCGCGACCGCCGTTGAAGCCATGCTCAAACGCATGCGCGTGAAGGTCGAGCACATCTACGAGCGCTCCCTGATCAGCCCCACAACCGCCGAGAAACTCCACAAGGCCGGAACCCTTGGCGATCGCCAATGGTTCCTATTGCAAGACCTCATGACCCAGCCGGACGGCAAGCCCAGTGTGGTGCCTGAATCGGACACACGCCCGGCGCTGATCCTCCAGGACGACGCGAGCCATTTCCAAGATCTGACCCAGGTAACGCCGCACCACCCCCAAAAAGCCCCCCCCTTCTTTCAGGAGTCGCTGTCATGA
- a CDS encoding VRR-NUC domain-containing protein, translated as MNVLHERSIERYLVARVRAKGGEIRKVKWIGRHGAPDRIAMLPGSTLWIELKAPGEQCRPLQLREHERMRRMGQRVEVVDSFEGVDQVLQ; from the coding sequence ATGAACGTATTGCATGAACGCAGCATCGAACGCTATTTAGTGGCGCGAGTCAGGGCCAAAGGCGGTGAAATCCGCAAGGTGAAGTGGATCGGTCGTCACGGCGCGCCCGACCGCATCGCCATGCTGCCCGGCAGCACCCTGTGGATCGAACTCAAAGCCCCCGGTGAGCAGTGCAGGCCACTGCAACTACGCGAGCACGAGCGCATGCGCCGTATGGGGCAGCGCGTGGAAGTCGTCGATTCCTTTGAAGGCGTGGATCAGGTGCTGCAATGA
- a CDS encoding DEAD/DEAH box helicase, which produces MTLRPYQHRIVDFILTHPRCNLFVPMGLGKTVSTLTALDVLILAEAVTPILVVAPLRVAASTWPDEVAKFPHLRHLRVAVAVGSAAVRRRALQQQADIYCINYDNLKWMVEFFGERWPFRTVVADECSKLKGFRLGRGTQRARALAKHVHTKVERYIGLTGTPAPNGLQDLWALLWMVDRGARLESSFSKFTDRWFRPIRIGSDPHAVRVVPTPNAFKEIQDKVRDVCLSLEPGDYFDLRQPIVNTIRVTLPEHAKRMYKAMEQEMWLALECGAEVEAFNAASKTIKCLQLANGAVYTDATRRAWADVHDAKLHALDAIIEEAAGMPVLVAYHFKSDLARLQRAFPQGRVLDKHPDTIRDWNAGHIPVLFTHPASAGHGLNLQDGGNILAFFGHWWDLEQYQQIIERIGPTRQAQAGHNRPVFIHHIIAAGTVDELVMARRESKREVQDLLLDAVKRRDSL; this is translated from the coding sequence ATGACACTACGCCCCTACCAACACAGGATCGTTGATTTCATTCTGACCCATCCGCGCTGCAATCTGTTTGTGCCGATGGGCCTGGGCAAGACGGTGTCGACGCTCACCGCCCTAGATGTGCTCATCCTGGCCGAAGCGGTGACCCCCATCTTAGTTGTGGCCCCGCTGCGCGTGGCCGCGAGCACCTGGCCGGATGAAGTGGCCAAGTTCCCGCACCTGCGCCACCTGCGCGTGGCCGTGGCCGTGGGCAGCGCCGCGGTACGCCGCCGTGCCTTGCAGCAGCAGGCCGATATCTACTGCATTAATTACGACAATCTGAAGTGGATGGTGGAGTTTTTCGGGGAGCGCTGGCCGTTTCGCACCGTGGTTGCCGACGAATGCTCCAAGCTGAAAGGTTTCAGACTGGGGCGCGGGACCCAGCGCGCCCGCGCCCTGGCCAAGCATGTACATACCAAAGTTGAACGCTACATCGGCTTGACCGGCACCCCTGCGCCTAACGGGTTACAGGATCTGTGGGCGCTACTGTGGATGGTGGATCGGGGCGCACGCCTGGAGAGTAGTTTTAGCAAGTTCACGGATAGATGGTTCCGCCCGATCCGCATCGGCAGCGATCCCCACGCCGTGCGCGTGGTGCCCACACCCAACGCCTTTAAAGAGATTCAAGACAAGGTGCGTGATGTGTGTCTGTCGCTGGAGCCCGGCGACTATTTCGACCTGCGCCAGCCAATCGTGAATACCATCCGCGTCACGCTGCCGGAGCATGCCAAGCGCATGTACAAAGCGATGGAGCAAGAAATGTGGCTGGCGCTGGAATGTGGCGCTGAAGTTGAAGCCTTTAACGCGGCCAGCAAAACGATCAAGTGCTTGCAACTGGCCAATGGCGCGGTGTACACCGACGCCACACGCCGCGCCTGGGCCGATGTCCACGACGCCAAACTGCATGCCCTGGACGCCATTATCGAAGAGGCCGCCGGTATGCCCGTGCTGGTGGCGTATCACTTCAAAAGCGATCTAGCCCGTTTACAGCGCGCCTTCCCTCAAGGCCGTGTCCTGGACAAACACCCCGACACGATCAGGGACTGGAACGCCGGACATATCCCCGTGTTGTTCACCCACCCGGCCAGCGCCGGTCACGGACTAAACCTTCAGGACGGCGGCAACATTCTGGCCTTCTTCGGTCACTGGTGGGACCTGGAGCAGTACCAGCAGATCATCGAGCGCATCGGCCCCACACGGCAGGCCCAAGCCGGACACAACCGCCCGGTGTTCATTCACCACATCATCGCCGCCGGCACGGTGGATGAGCTCGTCATGGCGCGCCGCGAATCCAAACGCGAAGTCCAAGACCTATTACTTGATGCCGTGAAAAGGAGGGATTCGCTATGA
- a CDS encoding DUF1640 domain-containing protein translates to MALAAFDTLSFANQLKNAGVPPAHAEAQAEALAEVFETHLQQLATKADLRELELKLESKIDKGFAEVDKGFAEIKGEMLLLKWMFGVLVAGVAALIAKAFF, encoded by the coding sequence GTGGCATTAGCGGCGTTCGATACATTGAGTTTTGCTAACCAGCTTAAAAACGCGGGGGTTCCTCCTGCGCACGCCGAGGCACAAGCCGAAGCGTTAGCGGAGGTCTTCGAAACGCATCTGCAACAACTTGCGACAAAGGCCGATCTGCGCGAGTTGGAGCTGAAGCTTGAATCGAAAATAGATAAAGGCTTCGCTGAAGTAGATAAAGGTTTCGCTGAAATAAAAGGCGAAATGCTGCTACTCAAATGGATGTTCGGTGTTCTTGTGGCGGGCGTTGCGGCGCTCATTGCCAAAGCGTTTTTCTGA
- a CDS encoding ssDNA-binding protein, with protein MKLKLNNVRLAFPALFEPKKVNGEGTAAYSACFIIDPADPQVATINQAIEQLAKDKWGVKAADILKQMRLADKVVLHNGDLKAAYDGFAGHLYISMPMPGYVSVCRPDACSITRQQE; from the coding sequence ATGAAACTAAAACTCAACAACGTGCGCTTGGCCTTCCCTGCGTTATTTGAACCAAAAAAAGTCAATGGTGAAGGCACGGCGGCGTATTCGGCCTGCTTCATCATCGACCCCGCCGACCCGCAAGTAGCCACCATCAACCAAGCCATCGAACAGCTGGCCAAGGACAAGTGGGGGGTTAAGGCCGCAGACATCCTCAAACAGATGCGCCTTGCCGACAAGGTCGTGCTGCATAACGGTGACCTCAAAGCCGCCTATGACGGGTTCGCTGGACATCTGTACATCTCTATGCCAATGCCTGGTTACGTATCCGTCTGCCGTCCGGACGCCTGCTCCATTACCCGGCAGCAAGAGTAG